The stretch of DNA gattatgtcatctgcaagctGAGacaattttgcttcttccttttggatttggatgccttttatttctttttcatacctaattgctctggctaggacttccagtactgtattgaatagaagtggcaagagtagacatgatcttagaagaaaagatttttgttcctgatcttagaggaaaagctttaagCTCTTCACCATTGAgtttgatgttagctgtgggaCTGTCATGTATAGCCTTTGCTGTGATGGAATACATCCTTCTATACCaaattttttgagtatttttaacCTGAAAGTGTTTGAGTTTTGTCATATGCTTTTTCGgcctctattgagatgatcatatgatttttatccttctttcTGTTAATGTGATGTGtcatatttattgatttgcatgTATTGAACCATcttgcatcccagggataaatctcacttgatcttGGTCTATGACCTTCTTAATACACTCTTGAatttgtttgctaatattttgttgaagacttttgcacctatgttcatcagagatattgatctataattttattatcttgtagtgtttttgtctttggtatcagggtaatgctggctttgtaaaatgagtttataaaatttctctcttatttaattttttggaagagtttaagaAAGATAGGCATTGATTCTTCTTTAAGTGGTAGAATTCACCAGGAAACCACCTGGTCATGGGCTTTTCTTTGCTGAGAAGTTATGATTACCAATTCAATCTCTTTATTCATTattggtctgttcaaattttatatttcttcttgattcagtctaGGTAAATTGTATGtttcgtgctgcgattcatggggtcacaaagagtcagacacgactgagcgactgaactgaactgaactgaacaatttctTTCTTGTAAATGATCCATTTTGTTGGTATATAAATAttctagtattttctttttttatatttattttatttgtctgcactgggtcttagttgcagcatggaaactcttagttgaagcatgtgggatccttgagcagggatagaacctaggccttctgcattggaagcacgaagtattagccactggaccaccagggaagtccctctagtgTTTTCTTATGAGCCTTTGTATTTCAGGCATCTGTGGTAATGTCTCCTTTTTCActgatacttttatttatttgagtcctctctttttttcttggttagtctagttaaagatttgtcaattttatcttttcaaaaaaaccAACTCAGTTTTGTTGACCTTTTCTAATGTCATTCTAGTCTTTACGTCATTTATTTCTGATTGTTCAATTCcttatatttctacttctatGAGCATGTTGCACTCAGTGATTGGATTTTATTAACTGTTTTACTCTTACTGTTGGTTATgctcaacaagtatttactgaaggAAGGAAGGTTTAAAATTTGACAAAGATGTGAAAAAGACACCAACTAGTTTTTTGCTTATTAAACTTAACACCTAACTTGTGAAGACCATTGCcttaaagagaagaaattaaaaacaaattcagttTCTGTTGGGGGgggtatatttaaaatgcaaagactGACCAGAACCAGTGAAGATGACTTGCAACAGGAAGAACTTTTATTGAAACACCACCACAGAGAAAGTCAAAGAAATGTTACTactctaaaaataaatgtttttaaaagttcattggaagaaaagcagagaagtgagGGCTCTTATTTAGGAACCTAGCTTTGATTTGATATTTTGATTTAGGGGCATCCTTTTGGGCTCAGGAAAGCACCCTCTGTTCACTCTTCATGTTGTTGACTTTGGTGGACTTCTCTTCCACACTGTGAACTCTAGAGGACAGAACTTTGCCACGAGGATCTATTTCTTCAACAATTGTTTTAACCACGGTGGCTTTAGATGGATCTAAAATGACATATATACTGCAGTAATATGGATAcaaccagagattatcatactaagaagTAAGTCAAAATAACAAGGACAatgcatatgatatcacttatgtgtggaatctaaaagatgatacaaatgaacctctctgtgaaatagaaacagaatcagggatacagagaacagactggtggtcaCCTAGGGGGAGGGGTTTGGATGGGTGGATTGGGAGGCTGGGCTTGGCATATGTAAACTTTTATatgcagaatggataaacaagttcctactgtatagcatggagaattatattcaataatctatgataaaccatagtggaaaagaatattaaaaaagaatatgtatatatatataattgaatcactttgctgtacagcagaacttAATACAACATTggaagtcaactatacttcacttttaaaaaggaaaaaagtaaaatgcgATATGAATTGTTAGAATTTATCAAATTCATAAAGGGGAAATAACTCATTCCTTGAAACATATACAAATGTTGAATGTTCAGCCCAGCTTTTGTTTACCTTTTATCTGATGTCCTGGCCCACCATAGCCTTTTGATTTAGCGCAAGAGctgtaaaaatataaagtatgtattaaatatttgacACTGTTTTGCAAGAAACTGATTTAAGATGGGAGATAACTGAACTCTTAACACTAAGAGTTTATGTACACATGACCTAGATCATAGATACTTTGGATTTCAAAGAAGTCTTTAATAACCTTAAAATAGTTTTTTCAGTGTAAATAGTACTTACCCATCCTCTCCATCTATCAGGCGGCAGTAGGTCTCGATTTCTTTTTCTAGGTGGACCTTGATGTCCAGGAGCTGTTCGTATTCCAGTTTCTGGCCCTCGGTCTCCGTCCTGACCTGGTGCAGCTGTTCCTCCAGGGCTCCGATCTGAGCCTGGATCTGGGCCAGCTGTGCACAGTAGTTGCCCTCCGTCTCCGTCAAGGAGCACTCCAGGGAGTGTTTCTGAGGATCAGTGAGACATAATTTAGTAGCTGATGTCACTGTTTTAGGATATGGCAAAGCACTTAAGAGATATTGAGAGAGTTATCCTTATATAATAACCGTATTCCTCTTGTTTAATACTAATTGTTGCCCTTATTAGATGTCATACTATTTTTAATCTATTGGAGAATAGTACAGTTGGTGGTAAATGCTATTCATATCCGCAAGAGTGTTAGAAAAATTGTTTTCTCCTAGGACACAGTCTAAAGATCTGTCCCCTCTCACTTACCCTGTGCTTTGGTacagtttgccactgtttccaggaATTAAAGTCCCCCTACACTTTGCGAACTCATTTCTAATCATGTGGCAGCTTTGTGTCATGAGGATTATAGCTCTTACATTAAATAAGTaatcctgggatttccctggtggtgcagtggttaagaatctgcctgacagtgcagaggatgtgccacaactacagagcctgcactctggagcccatgctctgcaacaagagaaaccgctGTAATGAGGAGCCTACACACTGCAGCCAGAAAGTGGTCCCTGCTCGCCATgaatagagaaagcccatgtgtagcAATGCAGACTGAAGGcagctaaaaatatatttttaaaaaactttaaaaaagtaatctcTGCATAAATTTTCTGGAAGTAAATGATCTCAAGAAAAGAGTGGTCTTCCTAGGCTTTAAATAGTTTGATTCATTGGCTTTATAGGTGCTTGCTGTAATTTTACATGGGATGACAATGAGCGTGTCTTGTTCTTGTACCTGCAAGAATTTTACATATGTTTATAGCCTCTTCTGGAAGTTTACTAGCCATAGTAGAAAAACTATAGACTTGGGAGTTAGAAAATTTGGAGAGAAGTTCTGGTACCTTTGTATCTGACTGTGGGACTCTTGGAAAATTGCTTAACTTCTTTGAACCTCAGATTCTTCTCTTGGAAATAATAACATGAAATATAAAGTCTGGTCTGCCCAAGCCCCAGGGTTATTGTGGACTCATGTAGGTGAAAGTGCTGGGCAACACTTAATGAAAAcggttattattaatattattgtcatgcatgttgagctttatggGCAGCCTTCATGCCTCTACTTTGCTTGTTTATGTCACTTAAAAGGGAACCTGTGAgtattccaattaaaattaagtgGCCCAAAGGAATGCTAGATAAAGAAACTAGGATGGGTGCAAGTGTGTTTTTGCATTCCCTGAACAgtgatttttgattttttgacGTGGGAGAGAAGACTCAGGGTaaaaactgttttcttctttttttgttatttatttatttggctatgccaagtcttagttgtaacatgtgggatctttaggtgcagcatgtgggatctagtcccttgaccagggatggaacctgggctccctgcattgggagtgcagagtcttacttAGCCCCTGTTTCTTTTTGAGTACCTAAAaaatcattgtatttttaaattctaacatTTCACAATTATTAGCATCTTGGTATAATTTTCAGGCCAAAGATATTCCACTGTGAAAAATGCAAATGTATCTTACTTCAGGCAGAGTAATGactggataaaaatgaaaattaataataacaggTGGCAGAAAAactctgattttttccccctcaacttCTAAAGCAACTCTTTGGTGTCATTTTTACTTACTGTTGCTAAAAGAGACTGAAGTTCAATCTCCAGGGTTTGAAGATTACGTTTCATCTCAGTCAGTTCATTCCGAGCTGAAGTGGTGGCGCCAGCATCATCAGAAATCTGCTGCTGCAGCGAAGCGCTCTGAAACGTTATGAGCCTTGTTAAGAGCGATGCTTGGATCAGCACCGGGTGCCAAGTCAGCGCATCCCTAGCTTGCTTTTTACCTTTTCGTTGAACCAGGCCTCCGCGTCCCTGCGGTTCTGCTCCGCCAGGGCTTCGTACTCAGCCCGCATGTTGTTCAGCAGAACCGTGAGGTCCACGCCGGGCGCCGCATTCATTTCCACGTTCACATTGCCTCCGGCCGCGCACTGCAGAGCCTTCATCTCCTAAAAGAAACCATGTTGGGATCGGAATATTTCTGAAGGAGCCAGACAGACACGATCCATATATATAGTTAGAAACTTCTGTTAGGGTTTCTTTGGAGGGAGATGAACAGAAACATTTCAGACCATCTAAGCCATATGGAGAAATCAACAAATTCTTTCTTGAATTCAAGATATTATATTTGTcatctgaaatgtatttttaaacattggGAGGAAGGCAGGCTGTAATATCAGGGGGGAGAGACCACCTACCTCCTCGTGGTTCTTCTTGAGGTAAGCCAGCTCCTCACTGAGTGTCTCCAGCTGAATCTCTAAGTCCGTTCTGCACAGAGTCAGTTCGTCCAGGACCCTGCGCAAACTGCTGACATCCGCGTCCACGCTCTGATGGAGGGCCTGTTCATTTTCAAaccttagaaaaatatttgaaagcgtCATCACATCAGTCATCACCTTttgtgttaagtcgctcagttgtgtcccactatttgccaccctgtggactgtaaccctccaggctcctctgtccgtggaattctccaggcaagaatactagagtaggtagccattcccttcttcaggggatcttcccaatccagggattgaacctggggtttcctgcactgcaggcagattctttaccctctgagccaccagggaagccccatcatcaCCTTTTAGGTCATCATAAAACTCAagctaagggacttccctgctggtctcctggttaagactccgcacttgcACTGCAGAGGGTCCCATCTCTGGTGGAGGAACTAATTATCTTACATGCCACAAGGCatggcaaataaaataaaatagaataaactcAAAGTAGAAAGGATATTTAAAAAGGTTAAAGCAGAAActgtataaaacaaaacaaaacacccttcAAACTAAGCTTTTGAGTCCAACTGTTAAAATATACTCCAAACTTCAGGTAGATTAttcataatcataaaaataaataaatttctttgaCACAAGAGAATGAGAAAACTCAAAATTCCTTTTTGTATGACTTTGACATTCATTTGTGTCAGTCCcccaataaaatatataattcagtgAGTCATTCGAACACGCATTTggtttaaaacaaataaactcaAAGAATGGAGGTGACCTCAAATAGCCTAAATAAAAGAGGGAAAGGCTTAGGCAactgttttggtttcttttcagCCCCACTTACTTTAGTCTGAAGTCATCAGCTGTGAGCCTTGCATTGTCATTTTGCAGGACAATATTGGCATTGCTTGTTGTTGCAGAAATTATCTGATCAATGGAGAATTAGTTAAGaatgaggaaatatttttaaaaattcagatttcctTGAAATAAAGTCAACTATAAAATTATAGCAATGTTTTTGGCATCCTGTCTCTAATAAGAAGATGATtcttgaaaatggaaaatttaagtATAGCCTCTTTTACTCTCTATCTtacccattaaaaaagaaaaaaactttctaTGGAAAACTTTCTATGTAAATATATAACTGGAGACATTGGGCAGTTTTTGATATTTTAGTATTTCTGAAAGCATAAACATGTATACCACATACCAGATGATGAGTAAGCCAAGTTTGAAGACcagaattttaatataataattttaatattaatattaaatattagttttaatattaataaactaCGAAAAATTAGCAGCTGAGAGCAAAGCCTTGCTGTGATCACTTAGGCATCTGTGCCTGTGTGGCTAATTACCCTTACAGGTACTAAACCTCATGGCACTGTGTTTCTTACCTGATTCCTAAGGTCGTCAATCACGGTGAAGTATCTGCTATAATCATGATCAAGACCACGGCAGGAACCAGGCCCAAATTTCTCATACCAGCCCTTGATCTTCAGCTCCAAGTCGGCGttggcctcctccagggcacgCACGTTGTCCAGGTAGGAGGCCAGGCGGTCGTTGAGGTTCTGCATGGTCACCTTCTCATTGCCAGAGAGGAGGCCATGTTCATTTCCAGTGAAGGCCGTGCAGGAAGCACTTCCTCCGCCCAGCCCCCCGCTGTAGCTTCCCGCAGAGGAGCTGCCTCCAAAGGCGCAGGTGAAGCCGCTTCCaaagcctggcacactgcctgTGCTGCCGACCCCAAAGCTGGCTCCCCCACCGGAGAGCCGCACAGAGCCAGCTCCTCCGCAGGAGCCAAGGCGTCTGGATGCAGAAGAAAAGCACACGCTCATGGTGTCTAGACTGCCCTGCTTGTTCCTGGAGGTAAGCTCTGATGGCAAATGTCCTACTGAAACAGTTTCGTGTACCTTTATATACACATTATCAGGGTGTTTCTTGGTGAACTCTGCTACCCATAGCAAAAAGCTGTTTGTCAGCTCATCTGAAGTATTCATAAttaggtatttttttcttaaatgaatgcCTTTACCCTAATGTGTCCATTTCTGTAGGTGGATAGTTGCCTTGGGGTTATTTGTTATCTCCAAAATGAGAAAGGGAGGAGTATTATCAAGATTATTATAGGGATGCATTTCAAATTTAGCATGAGTAATCCTTCCTGTCTTCCAGGCCTTAGGACTATAAAGTTCCTATAAGAATAAAATAGTGTGACACACaagtttctttttcccttgctcAAAGCAATAACTTTGCTTTTTCTCTAGTAAGTGAGCCATCATAGTCATGGTTTTCTATAGATAATCATGATCCTTTTGGATAgatcaaaaataatttcaagaacCAGTGGGTTCATGGTACCAGAGGAAGAAGGCCAggtacaaaatgaaaattaaggaaTTAAATGGGCTTTTCTTTGAAGACAGATAGTCTTCTCTTGATTCTTATCCCTCCTGAGTTAcatctttattggttttctgtctAAGCTCTTTTCTAACCAGGTTAAATAACAGTATTGgcatttttagggcagtgaaactgttCTATGTGGTATTATgttggtggatacatgtcattatacgtgcgtcaaaacccatagaatgtacaacacaaagAACGAACCTTAATGAaatggacttcagttcagttcagtcgctcagtcgtgtcccattctttgcgaccccatgaatcgcagcacgccaggcctccctgcccatcaccaactcccggagttcactgagactcacgtccatcgagtcagtgatgccatccagccatctcatactctgtcgtccccttttcctcctgcccccaacccctcccagcatcagagtcttttccaatgagtcaactcttcgcatgaggtggccaaagtactggagtttcagctttagcatcattccttccaaagaaatcccagggctgatctccttcagaatggactggttggatctccttgcagtccgagggactctcaagagtcttctccaacaccacagttcaaaagcatcaattcttcagcactcagtcttcttcacagtccaactctcacatccatacatgaccacaggaaaaaccatagctttgactagacagacctttgttggcaaagtaatgtctttgcttttgaatatgctatctaggttcgtcataactttccttccaaggagtgtcttaatttcatggctgcagtcaccatctgtagtgattttggagcccccaaaaataaagtctgacactgtttccactgtttccccatctgtttgccatgaagtgatgggaacagatgccatgatcttcattttctgagtgttgagctttaagccaactttttcactctcctctttcactttcatcaagaggctttatagttcctcttcactttctgccataagggtggtgtcatctgcatatctgagtttattgatatttctcctggcaatcttgattccagcttgtgtttcttccagtccagcgtttctcatgatgtaccctgcatataagttaaataagcagggtgacaatagacagccttgacgta from Bos mutus isolate GX-2022 chromosome 19, NWIPB_WYAK_1.1, whole genome shotgun sequence encodes:
- the KRT27 gene encoding keratin, type I cytoskeletal 27; its protein translation is MSVCFSSASRRLGSCGGAGSVRLSGGGASFGVGSTGSVPGFGSGFTCAFGGSSSAGSYSGGLGGGSASCTAFTGNEHGLLSGNEKVTMQNLNDRLASYLDNVRALEEANADLELKIKGWYEKFGPGSCRGLDHDYSRYFTVIDDLRNQIISATTSNANIVLQNDNARLTADDFRLKFENEQALHQSVDADVSSLRRVLDELTLCRTDLEIQLETLSEELAYLKKNHEEEMKALQCAAGGNVNVEMNAAPGVDLTVLLNNMRAEYEALAEQNRRDAEAWFNEKSASLQQQISDDAGATTSARNELTEMKRNLQTLEIELQSLLATKHSLECSLTETEGNYCAQLAQIQAQIGALEEQLHQVRTETEGQKLEYEQLLDIKVHLEKEIETYCRLIDGEDGSCAKSKGYGGPGHQIKDPSKATVVKTIVEEIDPRGKVLSSRVHSVEEKSTKVNNMKSEQRVLS